Proteins found in one Stanieria cyanosphaera PCC 7437 genomic segment:
- a CDS encoding ATP-binding protein, whose amino-acid sequence MSGKTYKPNNCSLEPETFSKVCNAVRAGNSILVLGEAGTGKSDFAFSLHSELSGEFQSAIATYKGSLKKFFIAIAMQLDVPTTEAQFNKNGEPTGEKDLTVDALKQEILDNSGEDTLLILPEAKRLTTSIRYWLEDMISAGARVVCFAVANPGRDIYLDMLEIELSLPSALPSADPLCGSHHSGSDGS is encoded by the coding sequence GTGTCAGGTAAAACATACAAACCTAACAACTGTAGCCTAGAACCCGAAACCTTTTCAAAAGTCTGTAATGCGGTTCGGGCTGGTAATTCAATCTTGGTACTGGGTGAAGCTGGAACGGGTAAGAGTGATTTTGCCTTCTCTCTTCACTCCGAATTATCGGGAGAATTTCAAAGTGCGATCGCGACTTACAAGGGTTCTCTCAAAAAGTTCTTCATTGCCATTGCCATGCAGTTAGATGTTCCGACGACGGAAGCTCAATTTAACAAAAATGGCGAACCGACAGGGGAGAAGGATTTAACCGTCGATGCTCTCAAACAAGAGATTTTAGATAATAGTGGTGAAGATACTTTATTAATACTTCCCGAAGCTAAAAGACTCACTACTTCTATTCGTTATTGGTTGGAAGACATGATTTCTGCTGGTGCGAGGGTCGTCTGTTTTGCCGTCGCCAATCCAGGTCGCGATATCTATCTCGATATGTTGGAAATCGAACTGTCACTGCCAAGCGCGCTGCCTTCGGCAGATCCGCTTTGCGGATCGCATCATTCGGG